The genomic DNA TTGAAGAAGGCGAGGATTCCTAGAGTTTTGTTTTTATTACTCAATCGTTTATTGAGTGCTTTCTAGGCAATCCCCCGGGGTTCCACCGGTTAAGTATGTTAATAGCAGCATTGACATCCCTATCTAATTTTTCACCGCATTTCGGGCAAATCCAATCTCGTGTTTTCACATCTAAATTTTCATTTATATGGCCGCATTTGTGGCATGTTTTACTGGTATTTTTGGCATCAACAAACACTACCCCTTCAGCTTCTGGCTTGTACCATTCAAA from Methanobrevibacter sp. includes the following:
- a CDS encoding transposase, producing the protein FEWYKPEAEGVVFVDAKNTSKTCHKCGHINENLDVKTRDWICPKCGEKLDRDVNAAINILNRWNPGGLPRKHSIND